A genomic segment from Vespa crabro chromosome 25, iyVesCrab1.2, whole genome shotgun sequence encodes:
- the LOC124432446 gene encoding WD repeat-containing protein 19 isoform X3 has translation MSSEKILYRLDQPHGTGTVYASWRPGNSTHIATTGCDSSVAIFDRQGDLQERIQIPGLCTGFGWDADGDLLAIISQNSSIITLWDATTGKKSQMDAGVRDNLTCMIWAKRNCLLAVGTHKGNLILYDHINAKRIPILGKHKKRILCGAWSIEGLLALASEDKMLTINTKEGDTRREITLQGDPSDIQFSEMKMDHRIGGENTVSLVVSKTTLFLYNILDPDNPIELAFQKRYGPIVTYKWYGDGYILVGFEAGYFIAISTHIKEVGQELFQIKNHKDTLTDISLSENIGKVATCGDSIVKIHSLQNLEETEKMISVTGETGISKVEWSTDGTMIAVVTYIGNVLIYLVEIPKLTSVCNNRIALLTSLIEVTVHLYTLDKEKSEPQIINTIIEPSVLAVGPLHVAVALNNRALFWDLSTYQYDINTHFERDYLATVDSISLNETYVSVLFDGKLQLQLIKVDQTLINIGKDTKLFPESNNLNERITCHALSSEFLIYGTDMGRIIYFYLEAFNKSTEFTHNNGIKNIYLDANGTQLCFIDNKSDVYLYDPINENIIQVPESPDSIEGIIWDQNIFERSIFAIYNKNVIVTYIFIKYFVEGQKIIKVNSTKLPSEALPMLMYSGEVTLSTPNSKLIQITLASHEDVGNIVDTKKINEIFNNHIMCRRYDNAWNICDKLNDNDLWLKLGQSAIANLNIEFAIRVYRRIEDASMVWALEKIENINELNLLCGHSSLLLGDYNQAEKFFLQSTEPVQALYLRRDLMQWEQALSLAQKLKSDEIPFIAREYAQQLEFIGNYPKALANYERGLFDPNTTSNFNLNDIQHKNQCLAGIARMSIRCGDSRRGVSIAMDNDSSRSLRKECAEILETMKQINEAALLYEKADYFDKAASAYIKLKNWHKVGQLLPQISSPKINIQYAKAKESEGKYEEAAKAYETAKDYDNIIRINLEYLNNPARSVEIVQQTKSIDGAKRIAKYFQKINDYNSAIKFLIMSNCHDEAFQLANQHGKMELYGEILINTIDDDNNRKEDFKNLAVHFESQKNSLLAGKYYFHAKDYQKALKHLLKAAQLTVDDDMALSLAIDTVASSKDEKLANHLIDFLLGSDGVPKDPKYLFRLYMARKQYKEAAKTAIIIANEEQINGNYRNAHDVLFGMYQELKRNKINTPLEMKNNLRLLHSYILVRLHVKRNDHLRGARMLIRVANNISKFPSHIVPILTSTVIECHRAGLKQAAFNFAAMLMRPEYRTQIDIKYSKKIEAIVRKPPRAKDNELEDEPLTPCPYCKSKVPETEITCDKCKNTIPFCIATGRHIIEDNFTVCPQCDFPAIRSEFLRIIESDETCPMCSEHIDPNIISSTIDIRPYLDLQENTIEKV, from the exons ATGTCATCCGAAAAG atACTCTATCGCTTGGATCAGCCTCATGGTACTGGAACTGTTTACGCTTCCTGGCGACCTGGTAATAGTACACATATTGCAACTACAGGTTGCGATTCATCCGTCGCAATATTTGATAGACAAGGTGATCTTCAAGAACGTATACAAATTCCTGGATTATGTACTGGCTTTGGTTGGGACGCAGATGGTGATTTATTAGCGATCATATCGCAAAACTCTTCTATCATAACTTTGTGGGATGCTACCACTGGTAAAAAGTCTCAAATGGATGCGGGCGTTAGGGATAATCTAACTTGTATGATATGGGCCAAAAGAAATTGTCTATTAGCCGTTGGAACGCATAAAGGAAATTTAATACTATACGATCATATTAATGccaa gcGTATACCTATATTGGGTAAACATAAGAAACGAATACTATGCGGTGCATGGTCGATAGAAGGTCTTTTAGCTTTAGcaagcgaagataaaatgttAACGATCAATACTAAAGAAGGTGATACTCGTAGAGAAATAACATTGCAAGGTGATCCGTCTGACATACAATTTAGTGAAATGAAAATGGATCATCGTATTGGAGGAGAAAATaca gtatCTCTTGTCGTCAGTAAAACTACAttgtttctatataatattttggaTCCAGATAATCCAATCGAATTAGCCTTTCAAAAACGTTATGGTCCAATTGTTACCTATAAAtg gTACGGAGATGGATATATATTAGTTGGTTTTGAAGCTGGATATTTCATTGCCATATCTACTCATATAAAAGAAGTTGGtcaggaattatttcaaataaaaaatcataaggATACTTTAACAGATATCTCGTTAAGTGAAAATATTGGAAAGGTAGCCACCTGTGGTGATAGCATTGTCAAAATACATAGTTTACAAAATTTAgaggaaacagaaaaaatgatttctgTGACCGGTGAAACCGGTATTAGTAAAGTTGAATGGTCAACGGATGGTACAATGATAGCAGTAGTAACTTACATTGGAAACGTTCTCATTTATTTAGTTGAAATTCCAAAATTAACAAGCGTTTGCAATAATAGAATAGCATTGTTAACAAGTTTAATTGAAGTTACCGTACACCTTTACACATTAGACaag gaAAAATCAGAAccacaaataattaatactataataGAACCATCTGTATTGGCTGTTGGACCACTTCATGTAGCTGTAGCATTAAACAATAGAGCACTATTTTGGGATTTATCTACTTATCAATATGACATTAATACACATTTTGAACGTGATTATTTAGCAACTGTTGATAGTATATCTTTAAACGAAACATATGTTTCTGTTTTATTCGATGGAAAATTACAATTAcaattg ATCAAAGTGGATCAGACGTTAATAAACATTGGCAAagatacaaaattatttcctgaatcaaataatttaaatgaaagaataacgTGCCATGCATTGTCATCAGAATTTCTAATTTATGGGACTgat ATGGgccgtattatatatttttatttagaagcATTTAATAAGTCGACAGAGTTTACCCATAACAatggtattaaaaatatatatttagatgcAAATGGTACACAATTAtgtttcattgataataaatcggatgtttatttatacgatccgatcaatgaaaatatcattcAAGTGCCTGAATCACCAGATTCCATAGAAGGTATTATATGGgatcaaaatattttcgaacgtTCGATATTTgcaatatacaataaaaatgttatcgttacatatatttttatcaaatacttTGTCGAAG gtcaaaagataataaaagtgaATTCAACGAAATTACCATCAGAAGCATTGCCCATGTTAATGTATTCTGGTGAAGTGACATTAAGCACACCGAATAgtaaattaatacaaataacatTAGCTTCTCATGAGGACGTTGGAAATATAGTGGATACCAAAAAGATCAATGAGATATTCAACAATCATATTATGTGTAGAAG atacGACAATGCTTGGAATATTTGtgataaattaaatgacaATGATCTATGGTTGAAATTGGGTCAAAGTGCAATtgcaaatttaaatattgaatttg CCATTAGAGTTTATCGACGTATTGAAGATGCTTCGATGGTTTGGgcattagaaaaaatagaaaatataaacgaattaaatttattatgcggccattcatcattattacttGGAGATTATAATCAAgctgagaaattttttttacaatcaaCCGAACCAGTACAAGCATTATATCTGCGAAGGGATTTGATGCAATGGGAACAAGCTCTTAGTTTAGCACAGAAATTAAAATCCGACGAAATACCATTCATCGCCAGAGAATATGCGCAACAATTAGAATTTAT AGGAAATTATCCAAAGGCATTGGCCAATTATGAACGTGGTTTATTTGATCCAAATACAACatctaatttcaatttaaatgatattcaaCATAAAAATCAATGTTTGGCTGGTATCGCAAGAATGTCTATTAGATGTGGTGACAGTAGAAGAGGTGTCAGTATTGCAATGGACAATGACAGTTCTAGATCATTGAGAAAGGAATGCGCAGAAATTTTGGAAACTATGAAG caAATCAATGAAGCCGCATTGCTTTATGAGAAAGcagattattttgataaagcAGCATCcgcttatataaaattaaagaattggCATAAAGTAGGACAACTTTTGCCTCAAATATCATCCCCtaagataaatatacaatatgcCAAAGCAAAAGAATCAGAGGGAAAGTATGAGGAAGCTGCTAAGGCATACGAAACTGCTAaggattatgataatattattagaatcaatcttgaatatttaaataatcctg ccaGAAGCGTTGAGATTGTACAACAAACTAAAAGCATTGATGGTGCCAAAAGGATAgctaaatattttcaaaagataaatgattataattcggctattaaatttttaattatgtcaAATTGTCATGACGAAGCCTTTCAACTTGCCAATCAGCATGGTAAAATGGAATTATATggtgaaattttaataaatactattgacgatgataataacagaaaGGAAGACTTTAAGAATCTTGCTGTACATTTTGAATCACAAAAGAATAGTCTTTTGGCaggcaaatattattttcatgctAAGGATTATCAAAAG GCATTAAAGCATTTACTTAAAGCAGCACAATTAACTGTTGATGACGACATGGCATTATCATTGGCAATAGATACAGTGGCTTCATctaaagatgaaaaattagCTAATcatttaatagattttttattagGCTCAGATGGAGTACCAAag GATCCAAAATATTTGTTTCGATTGTATATGGCAAGGAAACAATATAAAGAGGCAGCAAAAACAGCAATAATTATTGCCAATGAAGAACAAATTAATG gaaattACAGAAATGCTCATGATGTTTTGTTTGGGATGTatcaagaattaaaaagaaataaaataaatacgccattggaaatgaaaaataatttgagaTTGTTACATTCTTACATATTGGTAAGACTTCATGTAAAAAGGAATGACCATTTACGAGGTGCCAGAATGTTGATCAGAGTTGcgaataatatatctaaatttCCATCAC acATCGTACCAATTTTAACTTCAACAGTTATAGAATGTCACAGAGCAGGGTTGAAACAAGCGGCATTTAATTTTGCAGCTATGTTAATGCGTCCTGAATATAGAAcacaaattgatattaaatatagtaaGAAAATCGAGGCCATAGTAAGAAAACCACCAAGGGCTAAAGATAACGAGCTCGAGGACGAACCTTTAACTCCATGCCCTTATTGTAAAAGTAAAGTTCCAGAGACTGAAATAACCTGTGATAAATGCAAAAATACAATTCCATTTTGCATAGCTACG GGTAGACATATCATAGAAGATAATTTTACAGTTTGTCCTCAATGCGATTTTCCTGCCATCAGAAGTGAATTTTTAcg aaTCATTGAGTCTGATGAGACATGTCCAATGTGTTCTGAACACATAGATCCCAATATTATATCATCGACAATTGATATCCGTCCATATCTTGATCTTCAAGAAAATACAATAGAAAAAGTTTAA
- the LOC124432446 gene encoding WD repeat-containing protein 19 isoform X1 has product MSSEKILYRLDQPHGTGTVYASWRPGNSTHIATTGCDSSVAIFDRQGDLQERIQIPGLCTGFGWDADGDLLAIISQNSSIITLWDATTGKKSQMDAGVRDNLTCMIWAKRNCLLAVGTHKGNLILYDHINAKRIPILGKHKKRILCGAWSIEGLLALASEDKMLTINTKEGDTRREITLQGDPSDIQFSEMKMDHRIGGENTVSLVVSKTTLFLYNILDPDNPIELAFQKRYGPIVTYKWYGDGYILVGFEAGYFIAISTHIKEVGQELFQIKNHKDTLTDISLSENIGKVATCGDSIVKIHSLQNLEETEKMISVTGETGISKVEWSTDGTMIAVVTYIGNVLIYLVEIPKLTSVCNNRIALLTSLIEVTVHLYTLDKEKSEPQIINTIIEPSVLAVGPLHVAVALNNRALFWDLSTYQYDINTHFERDYLATVDSISLNETYVSVLFDGKLQLQLIKVDQTLINIGKDTKLFPESNNLNERITCHALSSEFLIYGTDMGRIIYFYLEAFNKSTEFTHNNGIKNIYLDANGTQLCFIDNKSDVYLYDPINENIIQVPESPDSIEGIIWDQNIFERSIFAIYNKNVIVTYIFIKYFVEGQKIIKVNSTKLPSEALPMLMYSGEVTLSTPNSKLIQITLASHEDVGNIVDTKKINEIFNNHIMCRRYDNAWNICDKLNDNDLWLKLGQSAIANLNIEFAIRVYRRIEDASMVWALEKIENINELNLLCGHSSLLLGDYNQAEKFFLQSTEPVQALYLRRDLMQWEQALSLAQKLKSDEIPFIAREYAQQLEFIGNYPKALANYERGLFDPNTTSNFNLNDIQHKNQCLAGIARMSIRCGDSRRGVSIAMDNDSSRSLRKECAEILETMKQINEAALLYEKADYFDKAASAYIKLKNWHKVGQLLPQISSPKINIQYAKAKESEGKYEEAAKAYETAKDYDNIIRINLEYLNNPARSVEIVQQTKSIDGAKRIAKYFQKINDYNSAIKFLIMSNCHDEAFQLANQHGKMELYGEILINTIDDDNNRKEDFKNLAVHFESQKNSLLAGKYYFHAKDYQKALKHLLKAAQLTVDDDMALSLAIDTVASSKDEKLANHLIDFLLGSDGVPKDPKYLFRLYMARKQYKEAAKTAIIIANEEQINGNYRNAHDVLFGMYQELKRNKINTPLEMKNNLRLLHSYILVRLHVKRNDHLRGARMLIRVANNISKFPSHIVPILTSTVIECHRAGLKQAAFNFAAMLMRPEYRTQIDIKYSKKIEAIVRKPPRAKDNELEDEPLTPCPYCKSKVPETEITCDKCKNTIPFCIATGRHIIEDNFTVCPQCDFPAIRSEFLRLVLLLFFFVFFPLLKIINLSINNTFISFNRIIESDETCPMCSEHIDPNIISSTIDIRPYLDLQENTIEKV; this is encoded by the exons ATGTCATCCGAAAAG atACTCTATCGCTTGGATCAGCCTCATGGTACTGGAACTGTTTACGCTTCCTGGCGACCTGGTAATAGTACACATATTGCAACTACAGGTTGCGATTCATCCGTCGCAATATTTGATAGACAAGGTGATCTTCAAGAACGTATACAAATTCCTGGATTATGTACTGGCTTTGGTTGGGACGCAGATGGTGATTTATTAGCGATCATATCGCAAAACTCTTCTATCATAACTTTGTGGGATGCTACCACTGGTAAAAAGTCTCAAATGGATGCGGGCGTTAGGGATAATCTAACTTGTATGATATGGGCCAAAAGAAATTGTCTATTAGCCGTTGGAACGCATAAAGGAAATTTAATACTATACGATCATATTAATGccaa gcGTATACCTATATTGGGTAAACATAAGAAACGAATACTATGCGGTGCATGGTCGATAGAAGGTCTTTTAGCTTTAGcaagcgaagataaaatgttAACGATCAATACTAAAGAAGGTGATACTCGTAGAGAAATAACATTGCAAGGTGATCCGTCTGACATACAATTTAGTGAAATGAAAATGGATCATCGTATTGGAGGAGAAAATaca gtatCTCTTGTCGTCAGTAAAACTACAttgtttctatataatattttggaTCCAGATAATCCAATCGAATTAGCCTTTCAAAAACGTTATGGTCCAATTGTTACCTATAAAtg gTACGGAGATGGATATATATTAGTTGGTTTTGAAGCTGGATATTTCATTGCCATATCTACTCATATAAAAGAAGTTGGtcaggaattatttcaaataaaaaatcataaggATACTTTAACAGATATCTCGTTAAGTGAAAATATTGGAAAGGTAGCCACCTGTGGTGATAGCATTGTCAAAATACATAGTTTACAAAATTTAgaggaaacagaaaaaatgatttctgTGACCGGTGAAACCGGTATTAGTAAAGTTGAATGGTCAACGGATGGTACAATGATAGCAGTAGTAACTTACATTGGAAACGTTCTCATTTATTTAGTTGAAATTCCAAAATTAACAAGCGTTTGCAATAATAGAATAGCATTGTTAACAAGTTTAATTGAAGTTACCGTACACCTTTACACATTAGACaag gaAAAATCAGAAccacaaataattaatactataataGAACCATCTGTATTGGCTGTTGGACCACTTCATGTAGCTGTAGCATTAAACAATAGAGCACTATTTTGGGATTTATCTACTTATCAATATGACATTAATACACATTTTGAACGTGATTATTTAGCAACTGTTGATAGTATATCTTTAAACGAAACATATGTTTCTGTTTTATTCGATGGAAAATTACAATTAcaattg ATCAAAGTGGATCAGACGTTAATAAACATTGGCAAagatacaaaattatttcctgaatcaaataatttaaatgaaagaataacgTGCCATGCATTGTCATCAGAATTTCTAATTTATGGGACTgat ATGGgccgtattatatatttttatttagaagcATTTAATAAGTCGACAGAGTTTACCCATAACAatggtattaaaaatatatatttagatgcAAATGGTACACAATTAtgtttcattgataataaatcggatgtttatttatacgatccgatcaatgaaaatatcattcAAGTGCCTGAATCACCAGATTCCATAGAAGGTATTATATGGgatcaaaatattttcgaacgtTCGATATTTgcaatatacaataaaaatgttatcgttacatatatttttatcaaatacttTGTCGAAG gtcaaaagataataaaagtgaATTCAACGAAATTACCATCAGAAGCATTGCCCATGTTAATGTATTCTGGTGAAGTGACATTAAGCACACCGAATAgtaaattaatacaaataacatTAGCTTCTCATGAGGACGTTGGAAATATAGTGGATACCAAAAAGATCAATGAGATATTCAACAATCATATTATGTGTAGAAG atacGACAATGCTTGGAATATTTGtgataaattaaatgacaATGATCTATGGTTGAAATTGGGTCAAAGTGCAATtgcaaatttaaatattgaatttg CCATTAGAGTTTATCGACGTATTGAAGATGCTTCGATGGTTTGGgcattagaaaaaatagaaaatataaacgaattaaatttattatgcggccattcatcattattacttGGAGATTATAATCAAgctgagaaattttttttacaatcaaCCGAACCAGTACAAGCATTATATCTGCGAAGGGATTTGATGCAATGGGAACAAGCTCTTAGTTTAGCACAGAAATTAAAATCCGACGAAATACCATTCATCGCCAGAGAATATGCGCAACAATTAGAATTTAT AGGAAATTATCCAAAGGCATTGGCCAATTATGAACGTGGTTTATTTGATCCAAATACAACatctaatttcaatttaaatgatattcaaCATAAAAATCAATGTTTGGCTGGTATCGCAAGAATGTCTATTAGATGTGGTGACAGTAGAAGAGGTGTCAGTATTGCAATGGACAATGACAGTTCTAGATCATTGAGAAAGGAATGCGCAGAAATTTTGGAAACTATGAAG caAATCAATGAAGCCGCATTGCTTTATGAGAAAGcagattattttgataaagcAGCATCcgcttatataaaattaaagaattggCATAAAGTAGGACAACTTTTGCCTCAAATATCATCCCCtaagataaatatacaatatgcCAAAGCAAAAGAATCAGAGGGAAAGTATGAGGAAGCTGCTAAGGCATACGAAACTGCTAaggattatgataatattattagaatcaatcttgaatatttaaataatcctg ccaGAAGCGTTGAGATTGTACAACAAACTAAAAGCATTGATGGTGCCAAAAGGATAgctaaatattttcaaaagataaatgattataattcggctattaaatttttaattatgtcaAATTGTCATGACGAAGCCTTTCAACTTGCCAATCAGCATGGTAAAATGGAATTATATggtgaaattttaataaatactattgacgatgataataacagaaaGGAAGACTTTAAGAATCTTGCTGTACATTTTGAATCACAAAAGAATAGTCTTTTGGCaggcaaatattattttcatgctAAGGATTATCAAAAG GCATTAAAGCATTTACTTAAAGCAGCACAATTAACTGTTGATGACGACATGGCATTATCATTGGCAATAGATACAGTGGCTTCATctaaagatgaaaaattagCTAATcatttaatagattttttattagGCTCAGATGGAGTACCAAag GATCCAAAATATTTGTTTCGATTGTATATGGCAAGGAAACAATATAAAGAGGCAGCAAAAACAGCAATAATTATTGCCAATGAAGAACAAATTAATG gaaattACAGAAATGCTCATGATGTTTTGTTTGGGATGTatcaagaattaaaaagaaataaaataaatacgccattggaaatgaaaaataatttgagaTTGTTACATTCTTACATATTGGTAAGACTTCATGTAAAAAGGAATGACCATTTACGAGGTGCCAGAATGTTGATCAGAGTTGcgaataatatatctaaatttCCATCAC acATCGTACCAATTTTAACTTCAACAGTTATAGAATGTCACAGAGCAGGGTTGAAACAAGCGGCATTTAATTTTGCAGCTATGTTAATGCGTCCTGAATATAGAAcacaaattgatattaaatatagtaaGAAAATCGAGGCCATAGTAAGAAAACCACCAAGGGCTAAAGATAACGAGCTCGAGGACGAACCTTTAACTCCATGCCCTTATTGTAAAAGTAAAGTTCCAGAGACTGAAATAACCTGTGATAAATGCAAAAATACAATTCCATTTTGCATAGCTACG GGTAGACATATCATAGAAGATAATTTTACAGTTTGTCCTCAATGCGATTTTCCTGCCATCAGAAGTGAATTTTTAcggttagtattattattatttttttttgttttcttccctctcttgaaaataataaatctttcaattaataatacatttatttcttttaatagaaTCATTGAGTCTGATGAGACATGTCCAATGTGTTCTGAACACATAGATCCCAATATTATATCATCGACAATTGATATCCGTCCATATCTTGATCTTCAAGAAAATACAATAGAAAAAGTTTAA